One Hevea brasiliensis isolate MT/VB/25A 57/8 chromosome 5, ASM3005281v1, whole genome shotgun sequence genomic region harbors:
- the LOC110655831 gene encoding pyruvate decarboxylase 2 yields MDTKIGSIDTCKPTNSDMCSPANGAVSTIQNSVSPAVINSTESTLGRHLARRLVQIGITDVFSVPGDFNLTLLDHLIAEPGLNLIGCCNELNAGYAADGYARCRGVGACVVTFTVGGLSVLNAIAGACSENLPVICIVGGPNSNDYGTNRILHHTIGLPDFSQELRCFQTVTCFQAVVNNLEDAHELIDTAISTALKESKPVYLSISCNLPAIPHPTFSRDPVPFSLSPRLSNKLGLEAAVEAAADFLNKAVKPVLVGGPKLRVAQACDSFVELADASGYALAVMPSAKGLVPEFHPHFIGTYWGAVSTAFCAEIVESADAYLFAGPIFNDYSSVGYSLLLKKEKAIIVQPDRVVIANGPAFGCIRMKDFLLSLAKRIKANTTAYENYRRIFVPEGHPLKSEPKEPLRVNVLFQHIQKLLSSETAVIAETGDSWFNCQKLKLPRGCGYEFQMQYGSIGWSVGATLGYAQAVPEKRVIACIGDGSFQVTAQDVSTMLRCGQKSIIFLINNGGYTIEVEIHDGPYNVIKNWNYTGLIDAMHNSEGNCWTAKVHCEEELVEAIDNATGPKKDCLCFIEVIVHKDDTSKELLEWGSRVSAANSRPPNPQ; encoded by the exons ATGGACACCAAAATTGGATCTATTGACACCTGCAAGCCCACCAACAGCGACATGTGCAGCCCAGCAAACGGTGCCGTCTCCACCATCCAAAATTCAGTCTCCCCCGCCGTGATCAACTCTACCGAATCCACTCTCGGTCGCCATCTTGCTCGTCGGCTTGTCCAAATCGGCATCACTGATGTTTTCTCTGTTCCCGGTGACTTCAACCTTACTCTTCTGGACCATCTCATAGCAGAGCCTGGGCTTAACCTCATTGGCTGTTGTAACGAGCTCAATGCTGGATACGCTGCCGACGGTTACGCACGGTGTCGTGGAGTTGGCGCTTGTGTTGTTACGTTTACTGTGGGTGGACTTAGTGTTCTCAATGCAATCGCTGGTGCTTGCAGTGAAAATCTGCCTGTGATATGCATTGTTGGAGGGCCTAACTCCAATGATTATGGGACTAACAGGATTCTGCACCATACCATTGGGTTGCCTGATTTCAGCCAGGAGCTACGGTGTTTCCAGACTGTTACCTGCTTCCAG gCTGTGGTGAATAACTTGGAAGATGCTCATGAGCTGATCGATACTGCTATATCGACTGCTTTGAAAGAAAGCAAGCCTGTTTATCTCAGTATTAGCTGTAACTTGCCTGCGATCCCTCATCCTACCTTTAGCCGGGATCCAGTTCCATTTTCACTCTCTCCCAG ATTAAGCAACAAATTGGGTTTGGAGGCTGCGGTTGAAGCAGCGGCGGATTTCTTGAACAAAGCAGTGAAACCAGTTCTGGTGGGTGGGCCTAAACTTAGGGTTGCACAGGCATGTGATTCCTTTGTTGAATTAGCTGATGCTAGTGGTTATGCCCTGGCCGTGATGCCATCAGCTAAAGGGCTCGTGCCAGAATTTCATCCCCACTTCATTGGAACTTACTGGGGTGCTGTGAGCACTGCCTTCTGTGCTGAGATTGTGGAATCCGCTGATGCTTACTTGTTTGCTGGACCCATTTTCAATGACTATAGCTCTGTTGGATACTCCCTCCTTCTCAAGAAAGAGAAGGCAATTATTGTGCAGCCTGATCGAGTGGTGATTGCAAATGGACCTGCATTTGGATGTATTCGGATGAAAGATTTTCTCCTGTCCCTTGCGAAGAGGATCAAGGCCAATACTACTGCATATGAAAACTACCGCAGAATTTTTGTTCCCGAGGGACATCCATTGAAAAGTGAACCTAAAGAACCACTGAGGGTTAATGTCCTCTTCCAACATATACAGAAATTGCTGTCTAGTGAAACTGCTGTGATTGCTGAGACAGGGGACTCGTGGTTTAACTGCCAGAAGCTGAAATTGCCAAGGGGATGCGG GTATGAGTTCCAAATGCAATATGGGTCAATTGGTTGGTCTGTAGGGGCAACTCTTGGATATGCACAGGCTGTGCCAGAGAAACGCGTGATTGCTTGTATTGGTGATGGTAGCTTTCAG GTAACTGCTCAAGATGTGTCAACAATGCTGCGATGCGGACAGAAGTCCATCATTTTCCTAATCAACAATGGTGGATATACCATTGAAGTTGAGATCCATGATGGCCCGTACAATGTGATCAAGAACTGGAACTATACTGGCTTGATTGACGCAATGCACAATAGTGAAGGCAATTGCTGGACAGCCAAG GTCCATTGTGAGGAAGAGCTAGTTGAAGCAATTGATAATGCAACTGGACCAAAGAAAGATTGCTTGTGCTTCATTGAGGTGATTGTTCACAAGGATGATACCAGCAAAGAACTCTTGGAATGGGGCTCCAGGGTCTCTGCTGCCAATAGCCGACCACCAAATCCTCAGTAG